One Portunus trituberculatus isolate SZX2019 chromosome 22, ASM1759143v1, whole genome shotgun sequence genomic window, taagagcgctggcttcacaagccagaggaccgaggttcgattccccggccgggtggagatatttgggtgtctcctttcacgtgtagcccctgttcacctagcagtgagtaggtacgggatgtaaatcgaggagttgtgaccttgttgtcccggtgtgtggtgtgtgcctggtctcaggcctatcccaagatcggaaataatgagctctgcgctcgctccgtagggtaacgtctggctgtctcatcagagactgcagcagatcaaacagtgaagtgaaatacacacacacacacagcacattaCCTTATTATCCTTAACAGTCTTCTTCACTCTCACTGTTCTTGAGAATTGATGCTGACCCAGACTCACCATCAGCACCATCGTCACGCACATCACCACTATCTTCACCCAAATCAGTCTCCCTGAGAAGTACATTGGTTATTAAGAACACTGGGCGCTGGTGGTAACAATTCGCTTGGACTTGCCTGGCTTCCTGTTTCCTGTGTTATGTGACCGTACCTCCTATTAATAAACACTTTGCCACAAGGGCTAGTTGGAATCTCAcgtgtttttccttcacttatagTATAAAATGCTTATCTCTCCCACTAGAATCACGTAAGTACCTTGAAAACTCCGATAGTTTCTACTAAAacatgttaaataaataatGTGACTTGAAATCTTTATGACTTGAATCCTCTTAACAGGGAGATTTAAAGACATGATTTTGAGTAAACTGTCTGACTTAATCTTAATGAACTTGAAGCTTTAGTGGCTTATCATTCATGTCTTTTGCGTTGCCTTAGCCACTGTAACCTTTGGCATTCCACTCATGTGAAATTTCAGTAGTTAGTACATATACAACTCAATTACTAGTTTTCACTGTCTAGTTACTCAAAAAGTCACCATTCTTCACTAAATATGTACACAGCAAGACTCTCATTGGTTGCCTTGTTTGCAATAACTCCACTAATACCAAATACCCCTTCTGTCTCCATCCCCTCCTACTTATCCTTCTGTACTTACGTCTATACATTGCCCACTTGAAGCTCTCACAACGATTCACTATTCGGATATTATTTTCACTCGTCGACTCGCTTATTTAACCACGTCACCTCGTTGTCTTGTCTCGCCTCAGTCAACGTAGTAGATTATTTACTGCGTCTTattagttagtggtggtgtgagaGGCAGTAGTGATGGTTGTAGATCGTGGTAGGACATTACACAGCTACACAACTGGAAATGAGTGATAGTACTGCCTGTTTTGTGATATAAGCCACCATCGTTTCCTTATCTGataaatgacgagagagagagagagagagagagagagagagagagagagagagagagagagagagagagagagagagagagagatacgttgCAACACTGACGTATATGAAAAGCTTGTTAAACCTCATCGATTTATTTCATACTGGACGAACAAAACACGTCACACTAAAtctggaataaaaagagaataaaaatctTACATGTTCAGTAATACAGAACACCAACACTGAATTCTTGTGACAAATGCAAGGCGTCAAGTGGAAATGCGAGTAACACCATATGAGAGATGGCTACATCTTTGTGGCTGCAATTTGACTTCATTATTCCATGAAGTGCATGAAATGTtttatgagtctctctctctctctctctctctctctctctctctctctctctctctctctctctctctctctctctcttcacacacacttcactggcTTTTAACATGCAGAAGTATAACTGAATATGTCATTGTGAATGACAAGGTCATGTTTTTTATAGCGTAATCTCTCAGTCCCACATAAAGTATATACCtagaaacaattttttttccattttcttttgtaagATTGCAGGAAATGCTTGAACTTCTTACGAGAGCTGATTGTTAATTCAAattgtttctttcactttacTCACTTCACAAGAAACTTTCACATCACTTCGAAAAGATATGATTGATTTTCTTCAAGTTCCTTATACATTTCCTAGGAAACGTACTCACTTACaaaagatagaatgaaaaagTTGATTCTCCACCAAAACAGCATAATACAAGGCTGCTTTCCAGAGATCAACGCATCATTCCACGCTCAAGTCatccaccgacacacacacctcgACTGTTACCCTATCAAAGGAATCAATAACACTCGGTAACCGTCCATGTGTGAAGTGTGGCTACGGTGACCCGGAGACGCGATAGTGGTGTAATATACGAGGCCACTGCAACGATCTTTTCTTTAGATGCACCCAGACCATGTTGGTACCCACCTGCGCTGAGGCCATGGTGGCTCCACCTTTAAGGTTCTTGATGTCATGAATGGAGATGTTAGCTTTGATGGCCATGAATCCTGTGACATAAGCATCGTCCACCCACATAAACTTAACATGGGCGGACGCTTGCAGGAGTATAGACACCTGTGTAGTAGGGAGCAGCCAGAAGAACCCTTCGCAATATGGAGGGTAGTGCTTGAGTGCTAATTCACTGGGCGATACGCtccatttcccttttctctttactgGCTGCTTCACGAGTTTCCTGCAGTGGAGTTTATCTCTGTCCTTGCTCCCGTTTTGTCCCTGGATGAACTGCCGAAGGCGGAAGGTGTCTATGAGAATGTCGTCGTCAGCATGGACGGTCCAGGGCACGTGGGCGCAGTGCTTGGTGATCCAGTACAGGGAAGAGAGCGCCTTGTAACTCAGCAGGCGGTAGTAGTCGGCATAGTCACCCTGCGtgttggagaaaagaaagaagttagtacagtgtgtttccatatttattttgcttaccatttggtgattttttacagcttcagaaacctatgttgggattgaagtagtgaagcctttcgccattaatcttcctaatatgaataaaatcgtcttatcatacaaaaaaactcaaggtaaaaaatgtgtcccactactgaacCTGCCCCACGTGCCTGAGGACCCAAAGAAGCACAGACTCACTTGCACTATATCGTGATGGACGAAGCTCTCCCTCTCAATCAATTCCTGCTCGTGTCTGTTCTTGGAGCGGCCCACCATGAACATTACCA contains:
- the LOC123507445 gene encoding beta-1,3-galactosyltransferase 5-like translates to MPAEKMIRKLYCGSRCAAAVRLVVSVVVVGMAVLALYHQHAPTRAPTSAIKVKSTPLSLTTHQIYLPEFPNMTRPDQPADIPTRFLLEEATACHRIKDVELVAYVHSAISRVEHRRETRRTWANSTALRMVVMFMVGRSKNRHEQELIERESFVHHDIVQGDYADYYRLLSYKALSSLYWITKHCAHVPWTVHADDDILIDTFRLRQFIQGQNGSKDRDKLHCRKLVKQPVKRKGKWSVSPSELALKHYPPYCEGFFWLLPTTQVSILLQASAHVKFMWVDDAYVTGFMAIKANISIHDIKNLKGGATMASAQVGTNMVWVHLKKRSLQWPRILHHYRVSGSP